The following proteins are encoded in a genomic region of Methylococcales bacterium:
- a CDS encoding amino acid adenylation domain-containing protein: protein MTKKNFPLTAPQREIWFDQILHESIPLYNRARYIKISGIINPKRFEKAVNCLIKKHDTLRTHLTDEYANDGTPLQTYVSDINVTVPLWDFSTEPNSDAVAIKWMEKRADDAFSLTELLCRYDLIKTDSHCYYVLMQYHHLIVDGFSMAHLSRSLAEIYTDLVNQKKPSLESPSYSDFIRYDRTYVDSKDFADKQAYWVNRYKSAPEPLLIPHYRSQYSEKFIGSDCNTWVMPRSFYQQLNSLAHQQGVTFFRVFLATLYVYFTQTGQRDDFAVGYPTLNRSESEFKKIAGLFTLIGSSHFNFGQHLSFADLLQKVHQTLKEDLAHQPFPTSDIKRIINQDKSHKTTSLFGLSVSYQRFSFDARFANIETETTQLLYAWEQMPLMIHIQDFNVDSDVKIHFVYNRAYFKAEEISALQTSLFNLFKAVIKDSTTLICDLPIITDPEISTLQRWNTAAVETSDFQPFIRRFEQHVEKTPDNIALFFKNKSLSYQQLNQKSNQLSHYLATLKDAKGNAIFNKNPLIVIAVERSLEMLITLLAILKMGGAYIPIDPHYPRERIRYMLEDSAAPLVLTQQTLKNKLPLATLKHACLIQCIDEINLSEQSFLNPKKQIHSDDLAYIIYTSGSTGKPKGVMVEQANLSNFLQAMQQLTQITANDHLLAVTTLSFDIAALELYLPLISGSRLYLAAQETANDAFVLQKELVLNNISIMQATPATWQLLKHSEWRTEKPLTILCGGEALPMELGNYLLNNSTQLWNVYGPTETTVWSSAYQIKSPLTTLPSIGQPIANTRFYIVNQMNQPLPIGVMGELCIAGSGVSRGYLNRLDLTAEKFFEISLFGKQERIYKTGDLARWSPDGNLTYLGRIDHQIKLHGFRIELGEIETNLCLQSDVNEAVVILYSKDENPRLLGYITSDNTAIEIKELRAALKNTLPDYMIPAQIIRLAHFPLTPNGKIDRNALPLPLEDKVAAHLPSSPTEIKLAGLWAALFNHEKIYQEDDFFELGGHSLLAIQLIIRIRAAFKVELTIRHIFDYSKLINLADTIDSTDNTVCLPAIERQATDIPIQLSYAQQRLWFLNQFNEEDQATYNIPFAFQITGGLNHQVLQKSLAWVLERHTTLRSNFLTQEGQAHLKTRPLNTLSKRLTHHSVSTLEETQKQLKQQANTPFNLANDCLIRFDLFEQNPQQSTLLVTMHHIISDGGSIGVFTRDLQQAYQAFQQDKQPDSAPLPIQYSDYALWQINWLQGEVLQQQIDYWKTQLTGIPTLLELPLKGLRPEQQSYEGNSFQQVLSPSLSQKIATLSQQQNVSVFMTLLSAFSLLLSRYSRQNDICIGSPIANRPHQSTENLIGFFINTLVLRTQFKREQTFNEVLQATRKMCLEAYSHQDIPFEVIVKELQPTRTPSHSPLFQVLFSLQTHETVNLELEGLDIRALAVENPYAKFDLSLDIEEKDGQFYCKWRYAVDLFDAEMITRMSERFEGLLRSIVMHSDQAACQLTLLTADDNQNVQHWNQTTVSYPEPTNMVGLFEQQVKNTPDAVAIVFENQSLSYQQLNQQANQWADYLVHLKNTDDSPLLTNNPLIVIAVERSFEMVIGLLAILKIGGAYIPIDPHYPRARIQYMLEDSAAPLLLTQGHLKQQLPLNDLKQDCRVQCLDEIETAPLSVNNPIHPIKATDLAYVIYTSGSTGKPKGVMVEQQNLTNFLQAMQQLTKITDNDKLLAVTTLSFDIAALELYLPLISGACLYLATQAMATDAFVLQQQIVEHQISLIQATPATWQLLKHSDWQAEHPLTLLCGGEALPAELANYLLKNSDELWNVYGPTETTVWSSAYRIKSPLKRSPSIGQPIANTRFYILDANDQLLPEGMIGELCIAGAGVSRGYLNRADLTAEKFIELTLAGKKERIYKTGDLAQWLPEGNLEYVGRIDHQIKLHGFRIELGEIEANLCLHSQVNEAVVIVDEKERLQAYITSESDNLREDELQAWLKTKLPNYMLPSQIQVLPTLPLTANGKINRLALPKVTHQSQQANNFQSPHTLTEERLARIWVAILGIKILDDTGATHIDVHDDFFTMGGHSLFAAHLMAQIQKVFQLKIPLRSLFEHPTIAELAQCIDEQLQQQSSQKNKQGSVLVPLQQGGTKKPLFIMPGGSAGEGELMNLVKLVYLLGKDQPVYGLQARGLDGVLAPYTSVNEMAADCVKAIRSIQPQGSYLLVGECLGGRVMLEVAQQLQAQGQDVQRLILIETSLHTGGENFKDLWVNIMWPKFKRHGNSLLQLSFDQWLNYFVDKSKKALRIVFPDAELAVNLSTDELIRLRKEAHKNSIFRYQPKVYSGNLTLLMTKVLSDKESTLKWVASVKGRVDDYQLPEGEHEKITYLGKDVKTTAKLLRACLDKMQGDQGGAKYKK from the coding sequence ATGACAAAAAAAAATTTTCCTCTGACCGCGCCACAACGTGAAATCTGGTTTGACCAAATTTTACACGAGAGCATTCCACTTTATAATCGGGCGCGTTATATCAAAATATCAGGTATTATTAATCCTAAACGCTTTGAAAAAGCTGTTAATTGTTTAATTAAAAAGCACGATACATTACGCACTCATCTTACTGATGAATACGCAAATGATGGCACGCCATTACAAACTTACGTGTCAGACATTAACGTAACCGTCCCCTTATGGGATTTCTCAACTGAGCCTAATTCAGATGCAGTTGCGATAAAATGGATGGAAAAACGAGCCGACGATGCATTTTCATTAACCGAATTATTATGTCGGTATGACTTAATTAAAACAGATTCTCACTGTTATTACGTCTTGATGCAATACCATCATCTTATTGTCGATGGATTTAGCATGGCTCATCTAAGTCGCTCATTGGCTGAGATTTATACCGACTTAGTCAATCAAAAAAAACCATCACTGGAAAGCCCTTCTTATAGCGATTTTATTCGCTATGATCGTACTTATGTGGATTCAAAGGATTTTGCGGATAAACAGGCGTATTGGGTAAACCGCTATAAATCCGCGCCCGAACCGTTGTTAATTCCGCATTATCGCAGTCAATACTCTGAAAAATTTATTGGCAGTGATTGCAATACATGGGTTATGCCGCGTTCGTTTTACCAGCAATTAAATTCACTGGCCCATCAACAGGGTGTTACATTTTTTCGGGTGTTTTTAGCAACGCTTTATGTTTATTTTACTCAAACAGGACAGCGGGATGATTTTGCGGTTGGCTACCCTACTTTAAATCGCTCGGAATCTGAATTTAAAAAAATAGCAGGTCTTTTTACCCTAATCGGTTCATCTCATTTTAACTTTGGTCAACACTTAAGTTTTGCCGATTTATTACAAAAAGTTCATCAAACCTTAAAAGAAGATTTAGCACATCAGCCGTTTCCCACCAGTGATATAAAGCGGATTATCAATCAAGATAAGTCGCATAAAACGACTTCTTTATTTGGTCTAAGTGTGTCGTATCAACGTTTTAGTTTTGATGCGCGTTTTGCTAATATTGAGACCGAAACCACGCAATTATTATATGCGTGGGAACAAATGCCTTTAATGATTCATATTCAAGATTTTAATGTCGATTCCGATGTAAAAATTCATTTTGTTTACAATCGGGCGTATTTTAAAGCTGAGGAAATCAGTGCATTACAAACGAGTTTATTTAATTTATTTAAAGCCGTCATTAAGGACAGTACGACGCTTATTTGTGATTTACCGATTATTACCGACCCTGAAATTTCAACCTTACAACGATGGAATACCGCAGCGGTTGAAACTTCGGACTTTCAACCGTTTATTCGCCGCTTTGAACAGCACGTTGAGAAAACGCCCGATAACATCGCCCTTTTTTTTAAAAATAAATCGTTAAGTTATCAACAATTAAATCAAAAATCGAATCAATTATCCCATTATTTAGCAACACTTAAGGACGCTAAGGGCAACGCCATTTTTAATAAGAATCCATTGATTGTGATTGCAGTCGAGCGTTCTTTAGAGATGCTGATTACGTTATTGGCCATTCTTAAAATGGGCGGGGCTTATATTCCTATTGACCCTCATTATCCCCGTGAACGTATTCGCTATATGCTTGAAGACAGTGCCGCGCCCTTAGTCTTAACGCAACAGACTTTAAAAAATAAACTGCCGTTAGCGACTCTTAAACACGCGTGTTTAATTCAGTGTATTGATGAAATTAATCTTAGCGAGCAGTCATTTTTAAACCCAAAAAAACAAATTCACAGCGATGATTTAGCCTATATTATTTACACATCAGGGTCTACGGGGAAACCTAAAGGGGTGATGGTTGAACAGGCTAATCTCAGTAATTTTTTGCAAGCCATGCAGCAATTAACTCAAATCACAGCTAACGACCATTTATTAGCCGTGACCACTTTATCCTTTGATATTGCCGCTTTAGAACTTTATTTACCCCTTATTTCAGGCAGTCGTTTATACCTCGCGGCTCAAGAAACCGCTAATGATGCGTTTGTTTTGCAAAAAGAATTAGTGCTGAATAACATTAGCATCATGCAAGCCACGCCCGCCACATGGCAATTATTAAAACACAGTGAGTGGCGAACTGAAAAACCCCTCACTATTCTCTGTGGCGGCGAAGCGTTACCGATGGAATTGGGGAATTATTTATTAAATAACAGCACTCAATTATGGAATGTTTACGGGCCGACAGAAACCACCGTTTGGTCATCGGCGTATCAAATAAAATCGCCGTTAACAACCTTGCCCTCCATTGGACAACCGATTGCAAATACGCGTTTTTATATTGTTAATCAAATGAATCAGCCTCTTCCTATTGGCGTGATGGGTGAATTATGTATTGCAGGCTCAGGCGTATCTCGTGGTTATTTAAACCGCTTAGATTTAACCGCTGAAAAGTTTTTTGAGATTTCGTTATTTGGCAAACAGGAGCGGATTTATAAAACAGGGGATTTAGCTCGTTGGTCGCCCGATGGAAATTTAACGTATCTAGGGCGTATTGACCATCAAATAAAATTACATGGGTTTCGGATTGAATTAGGGGAAATAGAAACTAATTTATGCTTACAGTCCGATGTGAACGAAGCCGTGGTTATTTTATATTCAAAGGATGAAAACCCGCGTCTACTGGGGTATATAACCAGTGATAATACGGCGATTGAAATAAAAGAATTACGAGCCGCCTTAAAAAATACCTTGCCTGATTATATGATTCCCGCACAAATAATCAGATTGGCGCATTTCCCACTCACGCCTAATGGAAAAATTGACCGGAATGCCTTACCGCTGCCTTTAGAAGACAAAGTAGCCGCGCATTTACCGTCCTCGCCCACAGAAATAAAGCTTGCAGGTTTATGGGCGGCACTGTTCAATCATGAAAAAATTTATCAAGAAGATGATTTTTTTGAACTAGGCGGTCATTCATTATTAGCGATACAGTTAATTATCCGAATTAGAGCGGCATTTAAGGTGGAATTAACCATCCGTCATATTTTTGATTATTCCAAACTGATTAACTTAGCGGATACGATTGACAGCACTGATAATACCGTGTGTTTACCTGCGATAGAACGACAAGCGACCGATATCCCGATTCAACTCTCGTATGCCCAGCAACGGCTGTGGTTTTTAAATCAATTTAATGAAGAGGATCAAGCGACCTATAACATTCCATTTGCCTTTCAAATAACAGGTGGTTTAAATCATCAGGTGTTACAAAAAAGTTTAGCGTGGGTATTGGAACGACACACGACCTTACGCTCTAATTTTTTAACGCAAGAAGGTCAAGCGCACCTAAAAACGCGTCCTTTAAATACTCTTTCTAAGCGTCTAACTCATCACTCGGTTTCTACTTTAGAAGAAACTCAAAAACAACTCAAACAGCAAGCCAATACCCCGTTTAATTTGGCCAATGATTGCTTAATTAGATTTGATTTATTTGAACAAAATCCCCAGCAAAGTACCTTACTGGTGACGATGCACCATATCATTAGTGATGGGGGGTCTATTGGCGTTTTTACTCGGGATTTACAACAGGCTTATCAGGCGTTTCAACAGGATAAACAACCCGATTCCGCTCCCTTGCCGATTCAATACAGTGATTACGCCTTATGGCAAATTAATTGGTTACAAGGAGAGGTCTTACAACAACAAATTGATTATTGGAAAACCCAGTTAACAGGCATTCCCACCTTATTGGAGCTTCCGTTAAAAGGACTTCGTCCTGAACAACAAAGTTATGAAGGGAACAGTTTTCAGCAGGTTTTATCGCCGTCCTTGAGTCAAAAAATAGCCACACTCAGTCAGCAACAAAATGTGAGTGTTTTTATGACCTTATTAAGCGCGTTTAGCCTGTTGTTATCACGTTACAGTCGTCAGAACGATATTTGTATCGGCAGCCCGATTGCCAATCGTCCTCATCAAAGTACAGAAAATCTAATCGGTTTTTTTATCAATACCTTAGTTTTACGTACTCAATTTAAACGGGAACAAACCTTTAATGAGGTTTTACAGGCCACGCGAAAAATGTGTCTTGAAGCCTATAGTCATCAGGATATTCCTTTTGAAGTGATTGTAAAAGAGCTTCAACCGACACGAACCCCTAGCCATAGTCCGTTGTTTCAAGTTTTATTTAGCTTACAAACCCATGAAACGGTTAATTTGGAATTAGAGGGCTTAGACATTCGCGCTTTAGCGGTTGAAAATCCTTATGCAAAGTTTGATTTAAGTTTAGATATTGAAGAAAAAGACGGGCAATTTTATTGTAAATGGCGTTATGCGGTTGATTTATTTGATGCTGAAATGATAACGCGAATGAGTGAGCGTTTTGAGGGCTTACTCAGGTCGATTGTCATGCACTCAGATCAAGCGGCGTGTCAGTTAACGCTATTGACAGCCGATGATAATCAGAACGTGCAACACTGGAATCAAACGACGGTTAGCTACCCTGAGCCAACGAATATGGTCGGCTTATTTGAACAACAGGTGAAAAATACCCCCGATGCAGTGGCGATTGTTTTTGAAAACCAATCCTTAAGTTATCAACAGCTTAATCAACAGGCCAATCAATGGGCGGATTATTTAGTTCATCTTAAAAACACGGACGACAGCCCCTTATTAACAAATAATCCTTTAATTGTCATTGCGGTAGAACGTTCTTTTGAAATGGTTATTGGGCTGTTAGCGATTTTAAAAATCGGCGGGGCTTATATTCCGATTGATCCTCATTACCCACGGGCGCGAATTCAATACATGCTTGAAGACAGTGCCGCGCCGTTATTACTTACGCAAGGTCATTTAAAACAACAGCTTCCCCTTAATGACTTAAAACAGGATTGTCGGGTTCAGTGTTTAGATGAAATAGAGACCGCGCCCTTATCGGTTAATAATCCTATTCATCCGATTAAAGCAACCGATTTAGCTTATGTTATTTATACCTCGGGTTCAACAGGAAAGCCAAAAGGGGTGATGGTTGAACAGCAGAATTTGACGAATTTTTTACAGGCGATGCAGCAGCTTACCAAGATAACGGATAACGATAAGCTATTAGCCGTAACTACGCTATCGTTTGATATTGCTGCATTAGAGCTTTATTTGCCATTAATTTCGGGGGCGTGTTTATATCTTGCGACTCAAGCAATGGCCACCGATGCGTTTGTATTACAACAGCAGATAGTTGAACATCAAATTAGCTTAATTCAAGCGACTCCTGCGACATGGCAATTGTTAAAACACAGTGATTGGCAGGCCGAACATCCCTTAACCCTACTTTGTGGCGGCGAAGCCTTACCTGCTGAATTAGCGAATTATTTATTAAAAAATAGTGATGAATTATGGAATGTTTATGGGCCGACGGAAACCACGGTTTGGTCATCCGCCTATCGAATTAAGTCGCCCTTAAAACGTTCGCCTTCTATTGGACAGCCTATTGCTAACACGCGTTTTTATATTTTGGATGCAAACGATCAATTACTTCCTGAAGGCATGATAGGTGAATTGTGCATTGCAGGCGCAGGCGTTTCACGGGGTTATTTAAACCGAGCTGATTTAACCGCTGAAAAATTTATTGAACTGACTTTAGCGGGAAAAAAAGAACGTATTTATAAAACAGGAGATCTTGCTCAATGGTTGCCCGAGGGTAATTTAGAGTATGTAGGGCGCATTGACCATCAAATAAAATTACATGGGTTTCGGATTGAATTAGGGGAGATAGAAGCTAATTTATGTTTGCATTCTCAAGTGAACGAAGCGGTGGTGATTGTTGATGAAAAAGAACGTTTACAGGCGTACATTACCTCTGAATCGGATAATCTAAGAGAGGACGAATTACAGGCGTGGTTAAAAACTAAGCTTCCCAATTACATGCTGCCGTCACAAATACAGGTGTTGCCGACTTTACCGTTAACCGCCAATGGAAAAATTAATCGGTTAGCGTTACCCAAAGTGACTCATCAGTCTCAACAGGCGAATAATTTTCAATCCCCGCATACGCTCACCGAAGAGCGTTTAGCGAGAATTTGGGTGGCTATTTTAGGGATTAAAATCTTAGATGACACAGGCGCGACTCATATTGATGTTCATGACGATTTTTTTACGATGGGCGGGCATTCTTTATTTGCGGCTCATTTGATGGCTCAAATACAAAAAGTTTTTCAACTAAAAATTCCGTTACGGTCGTTATTTGAGCATCCTACGATTGCAGAGTTGGCTCAATGTATTGATGAGCAATTACAACAACAGTCTTCACAAAAAAATAAACAGGGGTCGGTTCTTGTTCCTTTACAACAAGGAGGCACTAAAAAGCCGCTATTTATTATGCCGGGTGGGAGTGCAGGTGAAGGCGAGTTGATGAATTTAGTCAAGTTGGTTTATTTATTGGGGAAGGATCAACCTGTTTATGGATTACAGGCGCGAGGGTTAGATGGCGTGTTAGCGCCGTATACGAGTGTTAATGAAATGGCCGCAGATTGTGTT